One window of Lytechinus variegatus isolate NC3 chromosome 2, Lvar_3.0, whole genome shotgun sequence genomic DNA carries:
- the LOC121409382 gene encoding uncharacterized protein K02A2.6-like has translation MATFGTIGEFREDEGSWSEYIERMGHYFDANSIIDEGRKRSILLSVCGASTYKLMSSLAAPRKPGEVEFKELVKLMTDHRDPKPSVIVQRFKFNSRSRRPDESLSTYIAELRRLANECKFDTILEEMLRDRIVCGVADDRIQRRLLAEPTLTFEKAKDIALAMELADKNTADLRDQNKGEMVNKIAHGVRHRKSSQRPVSKKHSSCGRCGKGQHQGEACPAKDGECFHCGKKGHFAVVCRAKGERKDQRKVFQQQGKRTASNKSRTLQIETREEDENESYGLYSHSTKASKPPPIMTQLIVKGKPINFQVDTGSAVTLINEETWLSQWSDRERPKLSEPITRLRTYTEHLVDIIGECEVAVSKGNQEERLPLIVARGRGPNLMGRDWLHEIKLDWREINLVRVNDAVDRLCSDYAELFTRELGKLKGVEVDLDIDPDASPKFLKARPVPFSLRSRLDQELDRLLADDIIEPVQYSNWAAPVVPVVKGDGSIRICGDYKTTINTAARSDTYPIPRVEELFARLTNGKKFTKLDLSHAYQQLVLSEKSREFVTINTHRGLFRYKRLPFGVSTAPSVFQRTMESLLAGIPGVAVYLDDLLITGESTDAHMKNLRAVLDVLLKAGLRLKKEKCVFLKDEVDYLGHTITEKGLRPTGDKVQAITNAPEPKSVKELRSFLGLLNYYGKFLPDLASNLEPLHRLLRKDARWQWGKEQKQAFGRAKQLLNSTRVLAHYNPEEQLILACDASPYGVGAVLAHRFSDGTEKPIGFASRTLNVAERRYSQLDKEGLAIVFGVKRFHQYLYGRKFEIITDHKPLLGLFGEKKAIPQMASPRVQRWAITIAAYEYEIKYKAGEKNSNADALSRLPLESTIPDPPIPGDIILLMDTLDRTPITPSRVRSLTDKDPILSRVRNFILQGWPTIDELQDKAFGPYLNRKDELSVHEGVILWGARAVLPMKCRESMLEELYDAHPGIVRMKAMARSCVWWPQIDKDLERKVKSCEKCQSHQRQPSKAPPHQWEYPSKPWSRIHVDYAGPVEGKMLLVIVDAYSKWIDFHITNKSTSEATIDKLREVFSAQGLPQTLVSDNGPCFTSEEFAMFMKMNAINHIRGAPYHPATNGLAERAVQTVKGALRKMSGPLQTRLARFLLSYRTTPQATTNQSPAELLMNRKLRTRISSVLPDVNATVEKKQFSQTAHTSRKLREFKIGEEVLVRNYGRGNQWLPGKVVERNGPVSYVVNVNTNNSTLKWKRHVDQLRSRISTSSTSNDDTGPTHEDDVIIRDNDNDDRDVNEDQIDIRADREDNPEVDHDDGIKHYPRRERRKPSYYGFS, from the coding sequence ATGGCTACTTTTGGAACAATTGGTGAATTTCGGGAAGACGAAGGGAGTTGGTCCGAGTACATTGAACGTATGGGACACTACTTCGACGCCAATAGCATCATTGATGAGGGGAGGAAAAGATCCATTTTACTAAGTGTTTGTGGAGCCTCAACCTACAAGTTAATGTCAAGTTTGGCGGCACCAAGGAAACCAGGTGAAGTTGAGTTCAAGGAACTTGTGAAATTAATGACTGATCATCGAGATCCAAAGCCATCGGTGATCGTCCAACGATTCAAGTTTAACAGCAGGTCGAGGAGACCAGATGAATCGCTGTCAACTTACATTGCTGAACTGCGACGATTGGCTAATGAATGTAAGTTTGATACTATTTTAGAGGAGATGTTGAGAGATAGGATTGTGTGCGGAGTGGCGGATGATAGAATACAAAGGAGATTATTGGCTGAACCAACTCTAACATTTGAAAAAGCTAAAGATATTGCATTAGCTATGGAATTAGCTGATAAAAATACAGCCGATCTCAGAGATCAGAACAAAGGCGAGATGGTGAACAAAATCGCTCATGGTGTTCGTCATCGTAAGTCGTCACAACGCCCTGTTTCCAAGAAACATTCCTCATGCGGTCGCTGCGGAAAGGGACAGCATCAAGGAGAGGCTTGTCCAGCAAAAGACGGAGAGTGTTTCCACTGCgggaaaaagggacattttgcCGTGGTATGCAGAGCGAAAGGAGAGAGGAAGGACCAGAGAAAAGTTTTCCAGCAGCAAGGGAAACGGACCGCCTCCAATAAATCTCGCACTCTGCAAATCGAAACAAGAGAGGAGGATGAAAACGAAAGCTACGGGCTGTATTCACACTCGACGAAAGCTTCTAAACCTCCTCCGATTATGACTCAGCTAATAGTGAAAGGGAAACCTATAAACTTCCAAGTGGACACGGGCTCAGCAGTAACGCTCATAAATGAGGAAACGTGGCTCTCTCAGTGGAGTGACAGAGAGAGGCCTAAGCTGAGCGAACCAATAACGCGGCTTCGTACATACACCGAGCACTTGGTCGACATTATCGGAGAATGTGAAGTCGCCGTATCCAAGGGCAACCAGGAGGAACGCTTGCCTTTGATAGTTGCGAGAGGCAGAGGGCCGAATCTCATGGGACGAGATTGGCTGCACGAAATAAAGTTGGACTGGAGGGAGATAAACTTGGTCAGGGTCAATGACGCAGTAGACAGATTGTGTTCAGACTACGCGGAACTGTTCACACGGGAACTTGGAAAGTTGAAAGGTGTAGAAGTAGATCTGGATATTGACCCCGATGCATCACCTAAGTTTTTGAAGGCCCGTCCAGTTCCATTTTCGCTTCGAAGTCGTCTGGATCAAGAGCTGGATCGCCTTCTTGCAGATGACATAATTGAACCAGTTCAATATTCAAACTGGGCAGCTCCAGTGGTCCCAGTTGTCAAAGGAGATGGATCCATTCGCATTTGTGGGGATTATAAAACCACAATAAACACAGCAGCTCGATCGGATACCTATCCGATCCCGAGAGTAGAAGAGCTGTTTGCAAGGCTTACAAATGGAAAGAAATTCACAAAACTGGATCTTTCTCATGCCTATCAACAACTAGTCCTGTCTGAGAAATCCAGGGAGTTCGTCACTATCAACACACATAGAGGGTTATTTAGATATAAGAGACTGCCTTTTGGAGTTTCAACTGCGCCTTCTGTGTTTCAGCGGACGATGGAGTCATTGCTGGCCGGTATACCAGGTGTGGCCGTCTACCTAGATGATCTTCTCATCACAGGAGAGTCAACAGATGCCCACATGAAGAACCTGAGAGCAGTCCTGGATGTTCTTCTGAAAGCTGGACTAAGATTGAAGAAAGAGAAATGTGTGTTTCTCAAAGACGAAGTTGATTACCTCGGACACACAATCACTGAAAAGGGTCTTCGTCCCACGGGGGACAAGGTGCAAGCCATTACAAATGCGCCCGAACCGAAGAGCGTAAAGGAACTCCGCTCGTTCCTAGGCTTGCTGAATTACTATGGTAAATTTCTACCCGACCTTGCATCGAATCTAGAACCTCTTCATCGGTTGTTGAGGAAAGACGCAAGATGGCAGTGGGGTAAAGAGCAAAAACAGGCTTTCGGGAGAGCCAAACAGTTGCTTAATTCAACTAGAGTGTTAGCTCACTACAATCCGGAAGAGCAACTTATACTAGCTTGCGACGCTAGTCCGTACGGTGTCGGAGCCGTACTCGCACATAGATTTTCGGATGGGACCGAAAAACCCATCGGGTTCGCGTCGCGAACACTGAATGTTGCAGAACGCAGATATTCGCAATTAGATAAGGAAGGTCTAGCGATTGTATTTGGTGTAAAACGGTTTCACCAATATCTGTATGGCCGTAAATTCGAAATAATTACGGATCATAAGCCGTTACTTGGTCTTTTTGGCGAGAAGAAAGCCATTCCACAGATGGCTTCTCCGCGCGTCCAACGGTGGGCGATTACAATTGCGGCATAcgaatatgaaataaagtataaagcgggagagaaaaattcaaatgcTGATGCACTTAGTAGATTACCGCTAGAATCAACCATTCCGGATCCTCCGATCCCGGGGGATATCATACTTCTCATGGATACATTAGATAGGACACCGATAACGCCTTCGCGCGTCCGTTCTCTTACCGACAAAGATCCGATCTTGTCGCGGGTCCGTAACTTCATCTTACAAGGATGGCCTACAATAGATGAATTACAAGATAAGGCATTCGGTCCGTATTTGAATAGAAAAGATGAATTGAGTGTTCATGAGGGAGTAATATTGTGGGGAGCTCGCGCGGTGCTTCCCATGAAATGTCGAGAATCAATGTTGGAAGAATTGTATGATGCACATCCGGGGATCGTGCGTATGAAAGCAATGGCGAGAAGTTGCGTATGGTGGCCACAGATTGACAAAGATTTGGAGCGTAAAGTTAAATCTTGCGAAAAATGTCAATCACACCAGCGACAACCGTCGAAAGCTCCACCACATCAGTGGGAATATCCAAGTAAACCATGGTCGCGAATTCATGTCGATTACGCAGGTCCAGTAGAAGGAAAAATGTTACTAGTAATAGTAGATGCGTATTCAAAGTGGATAGATTTTCACATTACGAATAAATCGACTAGCGAAGCGACAATAGACAAACTGAGAGAAGTCTTTTCGGCACAAGGTCTTCCTCAAACGCTGGTTTCGGATAATGGGCCCTGTTTCACGAGTGAGGAATTCGCTATGTTCATGAAAATGAACGCAATCAATCACATTCGAGGTGCACCATATCACCCAGCTACTAATGGTCTCGCGGAAAGAGCAGTGCAAACTGTGAAAGGAGCACTCAGAAAAATGAGTGGACCCCTTCAGACGAGATTAGCAAGGTTCTTGTTGAGTTACCGTACAACTCCACAAGCTACCACAAATCAGTCACCGGCAGAATTGCTCATGAACCGAAAGTTGCGTACTCGCATATCTTCTGTTCTGCCTGATGTGAACGCAACCGTTGAGAAGAAGCAATTCTCACAGACCGCTCACACTTCTCGCAAACTTCGCGAATTTAAGATAGGAGAAGAAGTCCTTGTGAGAAATTACGGGCGAGGTAACCAATGGCTACCCGGAAAAGTAGTCGAACGTAACGGTCCGGTATCCTATGTCGTAAATGTCAATACCAATAACTCGACGCTGAAGTGGAAACGTCATGTTGACCAATTGCGGAGTCGAATCTCGACTTCATCGACCTCGAACGACGACACCGGCCCGACACACGAAGATGACGTTATCATCCGTGATAACGACAATGATGATCGCGATGTCAATGAAGATCAGATAGACATTCGCGCGGATCGTGAAGACAATCCTGAAGTCGATCACGATGACGGTATAAAGCATTATCCTAGACGAGAGCGTAGAAAACCAAGCTATTATGGATTTTCGTAA